A genomic window from Aethina tumida isolate Nest 87 chromosome 4, icAetTumi1.1, whole genome shotgun sequence includes:
- the LOC109599672 gene encoding dynein axonemal assembly factor 6 — MTNFCEIEQLVKLFNSQKEDDSDSEDDQQSYPTAEKPTENAKQKQPKPKKPNPYDKLKPEPQKSLPGAEEYDDYLQEEVEKHKTDWKVTPNWDISYRQQVSAEDVFLQMGFKTPSTSSCEDMIVVVHMPGEHQKNMDLKILPQRLTLTSPKFHLDIPLPQPVDPQKGNAQFDKDTEKLTVTLKMDRELDPINF; from the exons ATGACGAACTTCTGCGAAATAGAGCAATTggtaaaactatttaattcacAAAAAGAGGACGATTCCGATTCGGAAGATGACCAACAGAGTTACCCTACAG CTGAAAAACCGACGGAGAATGCGAAGCAAAAGCAGCCAAAGCCTAAAAAGCCCAACCCTTACGACAAATTAAAGCCAGAGCCGCAAAAATCGTTGCCTGGTGCGGAGGAATACGACGACTACCTTCAGGAAGAAGTGGAGAAGCACAAAACTGACTGGAAGGTGACCCCCAATTGGGACATATCTTATCGACAACAAGTATCAGCCGAAGACGTGTTTCTCCAG ATGGGCTTCAAAACTCCTTCCACGTCCAGCTGCGAAGACATGATAGTGGTGGTGCACATGCCCGGAGAGCACCAGAAGAACATGGACCTGAAAATACTGCCCCAAAGACTCACCCTCACATCACCCAAGTTCCACCTAGACATCCCCCTACCCCAGCCCGTCGATCCGCAAAAGGGGAACGCTCAGTTCGACAAGGACACCGAAAAACTGACCGTAACATTGAAAATGGACAGGGAATTGGATCcgatcaatttttaa
- the LOC109599673 gene encoding cysteine-rich secretory protein 2-like isoform X1 encodes MILNGYVVAIIISIVVQVTDEFGNFNPQRRPKVMGDIIPMRALSTHRRKIQDKIVLYHNYFRTQVKPPAANMLRMKWHKGAARAAQRWSEECMLLTHDNTTGRFIREYGSCGQNIFIASHKVPWLFAIKTWWLEKDLFTFGKRNNLTLVGHYTQMVWAATHEVGCGISKCNRYGNVTGAVYYNYVCNYCPIGNRPRRIGRPYRKGEPCKSCRKHCHHGKLCTNSCPFGDMWLNCKEMYKYNKGWLCYTPTPQGKERAKECGATCFCRGRIRD; translated from the exons ATGATCCTCAATGGGTACGTCGTTGCCATTATTATATCTATTGTCGTTCAAGTCACCGATGAGTTTGGAAACTTCAATCCTCAAAGAC GACCCAAAGTAATGGGTGATATCATACCAATGAGAGCGTTAAGCACTCACAGAAGAAAGATCCAGGACAAAATAGTGTTGTACCACAACTACTTCAGGACTCAAGTGAAGCCTCCGGCTGCGAACATGTTGAGGATG AAGTGGCACAAAGGTGCGGCTAGGGCGGCTCAGAGGTGGTCGGAAGAGTGCATGTTGCTGACCCACGACAACACAACGGGACGGTTCATCAGAGAGTACGGGTCGTGcggtcaaaatatttttatcgccTCCCATAAAGTTCCTTG GTTGTTTGCTATTAAAACCTGGTGGTTGGAAAAAGACCTCTTCACCTTCGGCAAAAGGAACAACCTAACGTTAGTTGGACATTACACCCAGATGGTTTGGGCTGCCACTCACGAAGTTGGTTGTGGCATCTCCAAGTGTAACAGATACGGTAACGTAACGGGGGCTGTATACTACAACTACGTTTGCAACTATTGTCCAAT tgggAACAGACCGAGAAGAATCGGAAGGCCGTACCGCAAAGGTGAGCCGTGCAAATCGTGCAGGAAACACTGCCATCATGGAAAATTGTGTACCAATTCTTGTCCTTTTGGAGACATGTGGTTGAACTGCAAGGAGATGTATAAGTACAACAAAGGGTGGCTTTGTTATACTCCCACTCCACAGGGGAAGGAAAGAGCTAAGGAATGTGGAGCCACCTGCTTTTGCAGGGGCAGAATACGTGACtga
- the LOC109599673 gene encoding cysteine-rich secretory protein 2-like isoform X2: MGTSLPLLYLLSFKSPMSLETSILKDKWHKGAARAAQRWSEECMLLTHDNTTGRFIREYGSCGQNIFIASHKVPWLFAIKTWWLEKDLFTFGKRNNLTLVGHYTQMVWAATHEVGCGISKCNRYGNVTGAVYYNYVCNYCPIGNRPRRIGRPYRKGEPCKSCRKHCHHGKLCTNSCPFGDMWLNCKEMYKYNKGWLCYTPTPQGKERAKECGATCFCRGRIRD, encoded by the exons ATGGGTACGTCGTTGCCATTATTATATCTATTGTCGTTCAAGTCACCGATGAGTTTGGAAACTTCAATCCTCAAAGAC AAGTGGCACAAAGGTGCGGCTAGGGCGGCTCAGAGGTGGTCGGAAGAGTGCATGTTGCTGACCCACGACAACACAACGGGACGGTTCATCAGAGAGTACGGGTCGTGcggtcaaaatatttttatcgccTCCCATAAAGTTCCTTG GTTGTTTGCTATTAAAACCTGGTGGTTGGAAAAAGACCTCTTCACCTTCGGCAAAAGGAACAACCTAACGTTAGTTGGACATTACACCCAGATGGTTTGGGCTGCCACTCACGAAGTTGGTTGTGGCATCTCCAAGTGTAACAGATACGGTAACGTAACGGGGGCTGTATACTACAACTACGTTTGCAACTATTGTCCAAT tgggAACAGACCGAGAAGAATCGGAAGGCCGTACCGCAAAGGTGAGCCGTGCAAATCGTGCAGGAAACACTGCCATCATGGAAAATTGTGTACCAATTCTTGTCCTTTTGGAGACATGTGGTTGAACTGCAAGGAGATGTATAAGTACAACAAAGGGTGGCTTTGTTATACTCCCACTCCACAGGGGAAGGAAAGAGCTAAGGAATGTGGAGCCACCTGCTTTTGCAGGGGCAGAATACGTGACtga
- the LOC109599664 gene encoding protein FAN-like — MDRGRFSLLQLDPGEIYFEDFSAIFIPPDTTPKTYDVKKQDGRLKMCSKSLVFDPKDINKPLIKIPLRDCVVIEQWKGSAKFLNSNNVLSVNCREHIEMLEGNVIAPYKFKGSDNFLFLLNYANIMNCLPQICQLHRASTLHAAEQADMIATIVHSRQARVSFDPLWLDLYEKVLLESQADKVSPLVVNPGRVVLSTSRLFFQPYNNIEPVPVIKIDLCSIKRIVKRRFLLRHIGLEIYSNENSANPHIYLSFRNQTERDNFYQRIFEQPELNITELHQDVITLQWQNGIISNYEYLEYINSLGDRTINDLTQYPVFPWIISDYTSDTLDLNDPKNFRDLSKPVGALNQERLERLLERYNEMGHPKFLYGSHYSTPGFVLYYLARLYPHYVLCLQSGRFDHPDRMFNSLADAFKNCQNNMSDFKELIPEFYDVSQGGSFLVNNMGINFGYRHDNVRVSNVQLPPWADSPKHLIEVLREALESDYVSRNLHHWIDLIFGYKQKGEEAIKANNLFYYLCYEGNVDLASITDLNERHALEVQIMEFGQIPKQVFKVPHPQRILGTPITTEPYQIEEIKNINENWKDVSDIELVTSFNSHKGAVNYLFISDDGTKVTSVGHDSKLKVFSLPQNKQTRSANIGNMPLSSCIQLPNISVLVIGSWDNQIVLYDLDYGKVTETVLAHEDAITCMSYGFKSNLLVSGSGDCTVKIWKGLNNNGVIKPIQCLQKQIDHNSHVNCLNFNADDSYLAVGTDDGEIYIWETSEFTLYKKYQVLPSSIKTISFSPDGLKLAVGGADKVFQILDVTTGMPVCTKTVKSSITTLKWNDFLLVFGCEDGVLYVWDIIEVKLLFEVQAHTGCIKTVDISFDQSFIVTGGQDRSIKVWKPK; from the exons AGATCCCCCTCAGAGACTGTGTGGTGATTGAGCAGTGGAAGGGCAGCGCCAAATTTTTGAACAGCAACAACGTCCTCAGCGTCAACTGCCGGGAGCACATTGAAATGTTGGAGGGCAATGTGATTGCACCGTATAAATTTAAGGGGTCCGATAACTTTCTGTTTTTGTTGAACTATGCCAACATTATGAATTGTTTGCCTCAAATCTGTCAGCTGCACAGGGCCAGCACTTTACATGCGGCTGAGCAAGCTGACATG ATAGCCACAATAGTCCACTCAAGGCAAGCTAGGGTCAGCTTTGATCCACTGTGGCTGGATTTGTATGAAAAGGTATTACTTGAATCCCAGGCAGACAAAGTCAGCCCTTTAGTCGTGAACCCTGGAAGAGTTGTTTTGTCTACTTCAAGATTGTTCTTTCAACCCTACAATAATATTGAGCCTGTACCAGTCATTAAAATTGATCTATGCAGTATTAAACGTATTGTCAAAAGGAGATTTTTGCTTAGACACATT gGTTTGGAGATTTATTCAAACGAAAATAGCGCCAACCCACATATTTATCTATCATTCAGAAATCAAACAGAAAgggataatttttatcaaaggaTTTTTGAGCAAccagaattaaatataactgagTTGCACCAAGATGTAATAACACTACAGTGGCAAAATGGAATTATCtccaattatgaatatttagaatacaTTAACAG tCTAGGTGACAGAACAATCAACGATCTGACCCAATATCCAGTATTCCCATGGATTATATCAGACTACACGAGCGACACATTAGATTTAAACGACCCCAAAAACTTCAGGGATCTGTCCAAGCCGGTCGGTGCCTTAAACCAGGAACGATTGGAACGTTTGCTGGAACGGTACAACGAGATGGGGCATCCGAAATTTTTATACGGGTCCCACTATTCGACTCCCGGCTTCGTCCTCTATTATCTGGCACGTTTGTACCCTCATTACGTGCTGTGCCTTCAGAGTGGCCGCTTCGATCACCCGGACAGGATGTTCAACTCGTTGGCGGACGCATTCAAGAATTGCCAGAACAACATGTCCGACTTTAAGGAGTTAATTCCCGAGTTTTACGACGTGTCACAGGGTGGGAGCTTTTTGGTCAACAACATGGGCATTAATTTCGGCTACAGGCACGACAACGTCAGGGTATCCAACGTGCAACTTCCGCCGTGGGCGGACAGTCCAAAGCATTTGATTGAAGTACTTAGGGAGGCGCTCGAAAGTGATTATGTATCGAGGAACTTGCATCACTGGATCGACTTGATTTTTGGCTACAAACAGAAAGGGGAAGAAGCTATAAAAGCTAATAATT tattttattatctgtGTTATGAAGGAAATGTGGATCTGGCTTCCATAACTGATTTGAATGAAAGACACGCCTTAGAGGTGCAAATCATGGAGTTTGGCCAAATACCGAAGCAAGTTTTTAAAGTACCGCACCCCCAAAGGATACTGGGAACTCCCATTACAACTGAACCATatcaaattgaagaaatcaagAACATAAAtg aaaactgGAAAGACGTCAGCGAtattgaattggtaaccaGCTTCAATTCGCATAAAGGAGCCGTAAATTACCTATTCATCAGCGATGACGGCACCAAAGTCACGTCCGTGGGTCACGACTCAAAATTAAAGGTGTTTTCTTTGCCCCAGAACAAACAAACCAGATCTGCAAACATTGGTAACATGCCCCTCAGTAGTTGCATCCAGTTACCCAACATCAGCGTCTTAGTTATTGGTAGCTGGGACAatcaaat AGTATTATACGACTTAGATTACGGAAAAGTGACCGAAACAGTCCTGGCGCACGAAGACGCCATCACCTGCATGTCGTACGGATTCAAGTCTAACTTGTTGGTCTCAGGAAGCGGCGATTGCACCGTCAAAATTTGGAAGGGACTGAACAACAACGGCGTCATAAAACCAATTCAGTGTCTTCAAAAGCAAATCGACCACAATTCGCACgttaactgtcttaattttaatgc GGATGATTCTTATTTAGCTGTGGGAACCGACGACGGTGAGATTTACATATGGGAAACAAGCGAATTTACATTGTACAAAAAGTATCAAGTTCTTCCTTCAAGTATAAAAACCATCAGCTTCAGTCCGGACGGATTGAAGCTGGCAGTTGGTGGTGCAGAtaaagtttttcaaatattagatGTTACCACTGGTATGCCAGTGTGCACCAAAACTGTTAAATCATCGATAACAACCCTTAAATGGAACGATTTCTTATTAGTTTTTGGCTGTGAGGACGGAGTACTTTATGTTTGGGATATAATAGAAGTTAAGTTGTTGTTTGAAGTTCAGGCACACACAG GATGCATCAAAACTGTGGACATATCATTTGATCAAAGTTTTATTGTGACTGGCGGTCAGGACCGCTCGATTAAAGTGTGgaaaccaaaataa